One Caenibius sp. WL genomic window, TATCATGTCCGCGCGCCCGCCGATGCGCATGTCGCTGGTGGTGCCGCGCAGGGCGATATTGGCCCCCCATTCGCTGTCCAGCCCCATGCCGCGCACGAACAGGCGGTTGTTGCCCTGCGCGTCGATGAGATAACGCCATGGCTCGGAGCGCCGTTGCCGCGGGGCCGCATCGGCCGCCATGTTGATTTCGCGGGTGGGGATATTGGGCAGTTCGGCAGCCGCCGACATCGATCCCAGTTTCCAGTTCGCTTCCTTGATATCCAGCCGGCCCGCGATCGTGCCGCCGATGCCGTTGGAAACGATCCGCAGCGGCCCGGTGACAGTGGCCGACATATCCTTGCGGTTCAGCACTTGCGCGTTGACCGCCGCCAGCCTGATATCCATGACCGGTCCGTGCTGGTCCAGCCCGCCGATATCGATCGTGCCGCTGCCGCTGACTCTGCCGCCGTTGCGCGCTTGCCCGGCAAAGCTGGACAGCAGCAGGCGCGACCCCGCGAAGGTGCCCCGCGCCCGGATATTGCGGACATCGGTGCCGGTGAGCGAGCTACGGAAGCGCAGGTCGTCACCCGACAGCGAGCCCCGCACGCTCGGATTCCCGAGCGTCCCGGTAACATCGGCGGCCACATCGAGCGGGCCGGTGAGATCGAAGGCATCAAGCGCCGCCAGCCGCCAGAGTGATTCCGCCGGGCCGCCATAGCGAAGCTGCGCGAACAGCGCGCCGCGATTGAGCCGTTCCATCAGCCCGCCCATGCGCGGCAATCCGCTGATCCGGGCCTGCAACCGGCCGCGCCGCGCGCCGCCTTCGCGAACGGCCGCGCGCGCCTGTAATTCACGCTCGGACAAGTCGGCAACGAGGTAGAAATCGATCGGGCGCGAGGTCAGCACAAGCCCCGAACGGCTCAGCCCCTTGATCTGCAAGCGGCCCTGCCCGGTGGGCGGCGCGTTCGGCTTGGCATGGTAATCAACCACGCCTGAAACCTTGCCTTCGAGGCTCATATCGGTGAACGCGATATCGAGCACCGAAAGCGACATGTCCGCCAGTTGCAGCTTGAGATCGGTCGGCCCGTTGCCGCCGAACCGGCCCTGCGCGATAGCGATGCCATCGCCATAGGACACCTGCGTCGGCGCCAGCGCCCAGCCGCCGCCCCGCTGCTTGGTCAGGATCGCGCGGCGCGGCATGGTGATCGGGTGATCGGCGAATTCGCCTTGGGCGAGCAGCGCGATCTGTTCGGGCGTGGTGGTGCCCTGCAACTGCAGGCTGAAGCGCACGCCCCGCCGCCCGGCGAGCGAGGCATTGAACGTGCCCCGGCCATCGACGATGGATGCCTTGGCCGCCAGCCGTCCGACGAACACCTGCCCGTAGCTGATGCCCTGCGCAAAGATCGACCCGTTGGCCTGCGTCGAATTGCCGCCGATGATGCCCGTGGCCTCGATCTTGGCCGAGCGGATGCTCAGCGGGGTCGCCCCGGCGAAGCGGGCGTTGCGCGCCGCCAGATTGACATCGAAGCCCTGCCCGCCGCCACGCGGGGCGAGCCCGATCGTCCCGTCCAGCCCGCCGCCCGTCAGCGCTAGATTGCCCGTGGCCCCGCCGTCACCCAGCGTCAGCACGCCGCTGACATTGGTCTGCGATACCGCCATTTTGGCGATTTCGATCCGCGTGGGCCCCTTGGTGGGCATGAACAGGTTGAGCCGCCCATCGAACGGGCCAAGCATCGACTGGCCCTTGGTATCGATGCCGAACCCGTCGGCAATCGGGGCCAGCGCGACGCGCACATCCTTGAGCCCGGCAGCAGGCAAGGGATCGGCGAAGACCAGCACCGCGCGCGGCCCGTCATCCGCCATCGAGGCATCGACCGTGAACGGCCCATAATCGGTGTGGCGGCCGGAACCGACCACTTTGGTGGTGCCGTTGGCTACGCTGCCATCCATCCGCAGAACCAGCTTGTTGGCGTCGAGCGCGACTTTCTGGAACAGCAGAGGTTGCTTGCTGCCCATCGCCACCCCGCCGCGGAAGCGGATGTTGCCGCCGGTTACCGTTGTCAGCGTTTCGTTGGCGATGCGCGGCATGTTGCCCGCGAAATTGGCCCGCACCATCCAGTCGCCATACGTCGTGACTTTGGCGATGATCTTGGCATGGCCGTTGAGCGTGCCAAGGTTTTCCAGCGCGATACCGCGCGCGTTGACCGGCCCGGCAATGGCATAGCCGCCCTTGGCGACATCCCCGCGCACCGCCAGCTGGGCATCCAGCCCCTGGAACGCGAGCTTCAGATTCGAGGAGGTGAGCTGATCCCCCGTCAGTTGCACGATCCCGTTGGCGCGCCCGTTCACCAGCCGGGGATCGAGCATGGCGTTACCGGTGACGATTTTCGCGGCGGTGAGATTGAGCGGCAGAGTCCATGTCTTGCCGTCATACGTCAGCGTGCCCTGCTGCTTGACCCCGGCCAGTTGCGTGGCGCCCGACACCAGCCGGTCGATCTGCACGCTATGCGGAACAGTCAGATCGCGGAACGGA contains:
- a CDS encoding translocation/assembly module TamB domain-containing protein — encoded protein: MNDATSAEIPEEETAPPPRRRSLWRYWTTRIVALVVGAMLVSALLLDTPIGHRFVADRIAALQPENGLRIKIGRIEGSLYSRLTLRKLTLSDPKGAFVTVPEADLDWRPFNWFFSGLDIRELTARRGTLLRVPELKPGDPDAPWLPDFDIRVDKFRLENFIVAEEVLGERRRVDLYAEALKQDRRAYLKVDGKLGGSDRIHALLDAFPERDRFQADLDYHAPAGGLLAEMAGAKKDLSLRLVGKGTWTDWKGAFLARHDNERLAAFELSNKEGLYGALGQVFPGKLIAGLPKDLLGEKVGLGVFGRLENSVITGAARVQGRAVELKADGGLDLGTNRANGLKIAGALTRSDALGADMKLEGARFTVDLDGPFRDLTVPHSVQIDRLVSGATQLAGVKQQGTLTYDGKTWTLPLNLTAAKIVTGNAMLDPRLVNGRANGIVQLTGDQLTSSNLKLAFQGLDAQLAVRGDVAKGGYAIAGPVNARGIALENLGTLNGHAKIIAKVTTYGDWMVRANFAGNMPRIANETLTTVTGGNIRFRGGVAMGSKQPLLFQKVALDANKLVLRMDGSVANGTTKVVGSGRHTDYGPFTVDASMADDGPRAVLVFADPLPAAGLKDVRVALAPIADGFGIDTKGQSMLGPFDGRLNLFMPTKGPTRIEIAKMAVSQTNVSGVLTLGDGGATGNLALTGGGLDGTIGLAPRGGGQGFDVNLAARNARFAGATPLSIRSAKIEATGIIGGNSTQANGSIFAQGISYGQVFVGRLAAKASIVDGRGTFNASLAGRRGVRFSLQLQGTTTPEQIALLAQGEFADHPITMPRRAILTKQRGGGWALAPTQVSYGDGIAIAQGRFGGNGPTDLKLQLADMSLSVLDIAFTDMSLEGKVSGVVDYHAKPNAPPTGQGRLQIKGLSRSGLVLTSRPIDFYLVADLSERELQARAAVREGGARRGRLQARISGLPRMGGLMERLNRGALFAQLRYGGPAESLWRLAALDAFDLTGPLDVAADVTGTLGNPSVRGSLSGDDLRFRSSLTGTDVRNIRARGTFAGSRLLLSSFAGQARNGGRVSGSGTIDIGGLDQHGPVMDIRLAAVNAQVLNRKDMSATVTGPLRIVSNGIGGTIAGRLDIKEANWKLGSMSAAAELPNIPTREINMAADAAPRQRRSEPWRYLIDAQGNNRLFVRGMGLDSEWGANIALRGTTSDMRIGGRADMIRGTYEFAGRAFDLTRGRIAFDATRPPNPQLDIQADSKVDGLTVRVTVKGNAMQPEIAFTSTPALPEEELLARLLFGGSISDLSATDALQLGAALASLRGGGGMDPINKLRSAIGLDRLRIVAADPARDQGTGIAAGKYLSRKLYAEIITDGRGYSATQLEFRVTSWLSLLGSVSTVGRESVLIKASKDY